One window of Perca flavescens isolate YP-PL-M2 chromosome 15, PFLA_1.0, whole genome shotgun sequence genomic DNA carries:
- the LOC114570343 gene encoding RING finger protein 222, protein MAFHKEDSQEDARECPVCYECLSGTERTLSCGHIFCHDCLVKTLVSINSSTLRDTIVCPICRHLTFIEKQKEALVADKDPDEVQTLEVPLPPPRQLQSARRHFTDRLPREVNCIARCFRGMSEGIRRHRLISPSHNASQIFIISTQGRPMAEDDALSVVMTVVQPQRRRRRRICTTARCLLVLLSAFTILALVAATLPWVLLA, encoded by the coding sequence ATGGCATTTCATAAGGAAGATAGCCAGGAGGACGCGCGAGAGTGTCCAGTGTGCTACGAGTGTCTGTCGGGCACAGAGAGGACTCTGAGCTGCGGACATATATTCTGCCACGACTGTCTGGTCAAAACGCTGGTCAGCATCAACAGCAGCACTCTCAGAGACACTATTGTGTGTCCTATCTGCCGACATCTTACATTCATCGAGAAACAAAAGGAAGCGCTCGTGGCGGACAAGGATCCAGATGAAGTGCAGACCCTGGAGGTGCCTCTCCCGCCACCGAGACAGCTCCAGAGCGCACGGCGCCACTTCACGGACCGTTTACCGAGGGAAGTTAATTGTATTGCTCGCTGCTTTAGGGGAATGTCTGAAGGAATTCGTCGACATAGGTTGATTAGCCCCAGCCATAACGCATCTCAGATCTTTATCATAAGCACTCAGGGGCGACCCATGGCTGAAGACGATGCGCTCAGTGTCGTGATGACTGTGGTTCAACCCCAGCGCAGGCGAAGGCGCAGGATTTGCACAACCGCACGATGCCTGCTTGTTTTGCTGTCAGCATTTACTATACTGGCACTGGTGGCTGCAACTTTACCCTGGGTTTTGTTGGCATAG